A genomic window from Banduia mediterranea includes:
- the secY gene encoding preprotein translocase subunit SecY, producing the protein MDLTKIGEIKNRIWFLLGAIVVFRIGTFIPVPGIDPVQLEQLFDANRGTILDMFNMFSGGALSRLSIFALGVMPYISASIIVQLMSSVVPALKELRKEGESGRRTITKYTRYGTLGLATFQSIGAAVALQNSGVALAPGFGFLFTAAVSLVTGAMFLMWLGEQVTERGIGNGISILIFAGIVAGLPTSLGSMAQLVSQGEMSPFMVIGVVLLVGAVVYGVVYAERAQRRIPVHHARRQQGRKMFAAQTQHLPLKLNMAGVIPPIFASSIILFPASMIRFFGDSGPSWLQQAANALSPGQPVYMLLYASMIIFFCFFYTALVFDSRETADNLKKSGAFIPGVRPGIHTAKYIDLVLTRLTVAGAAYITAICLLPEILYSQFSVPFYFGGTSLLITVVVVMDFMAQLQAHLMSHQYESLLKKANLKSLNRPGVVR; encoded by the coding sequence ATGGATCTCACCAAGATTGGTGAGATCAAGAACCGTATCTGGTTCCTGCTGGGCGCGATTGTCGTGTTTCGCATCGGCACGTTCATTCCGGTACCGGGTATCGACCCGGTGCAACTTGAGCAGCTGTTCGATGCCAATCGCGGCACGATCCTGGACATGTTCAACATGTTTTCGGGTGGTGCGCTGTCGCGCCTGTCGATCTTCGCGCTCGGCGTGATGCCGTACATCTCGGCGTCCATCATTGTGCAGCTGATGTCCTCGGTGGTTCCCGCCCTGAAGGAACTGCGCAAGGAAGGCGAGTCCGGCCGGCGCACGATCACCAAGTACACGCGCTACGGAACGCTCGGGCTTGCAACGTTCCAGTCCATCGGTGCTGCGGTCGCGCTGCAGAACTCCGGCGTGGCGCTGGCCCCGGGTTTCGGCTTCCTGTTCACCGCTGCGGTGAGCCTGGTGACCGGAGCGATGTTCCTGATGTGGTTGGGCGAACAGGTGACCGAGCGCGGTATCGGCAACGGTATCTCGATACTGATCTTCGCCGGCATCGTGGCTGGACTTCCGACCTCGCTGGGCTCGATGGCGCAGCTGGTCAGTCAGGGCGAGATGAGTCCGTTCATGGTCATCGGCGTGGTCCTGTTGGTCGGCGCCGTGGTCTACGGCGTGGTTTACGCCGAACGCGCCCAGCGCCGCATTCCGGTGCACCATGCGCGCCGCCAGCAGGGCCGCAAGATGTTCGCCGCGCAGACCCAGCACCTGCCGCTGAAGCTGAACATGGCGGGCGTGATTCCCCCGATCTTCGCGTCGTCGATCATCCTGTTTCCAGCATCGATGATCCGTTTCTTCGGAGACAGCGGCCCTTCGTGGCTGCAGCAGGCGGCCAACGCCCTGTCGCCCGGGCAGCCGGTGTACATGCTGTTGTACGCCTCGATGATCATCTTCTTCTGCTTCTTCTATACGGCCCTGGTTTTCGACTCGCGCGAAACCGCGGACAATCTGAAGAAGTCGGGTGCCTTCATTCCCGGTGTGCGGCCTGGCATTCACACCGCCAAGTACATTGATCTGGTGCTGACGCGCCTTACCGTTGCCGGTGCGGCCTACATCACCGCGATCTGTCTGCTGCCGGAGATTCTGTACTCGCAGTTTTCCGTGCCGTTCTATTTCGGCGGAACCTCGCTGTTGATTACCGTGGTGGTGGTTATGGATTTCATGGCGCAGCTGCAGGCGCACCTGATGTCGCACCAGTATGAAAGCCTTCTGAAGAAGGCCAATCTTAAGTCGTTGAACCGGCCCGGCGTGGTCCGCTGA
- the rplF gene encoding 50S ribosomal protein L6 codes for MSRVAKFPLTWPKGVELKVNGSEVTVKGAKAQLSLRLPNGIALDLNESGATIASESVEKQPAMSGTTRANINNLIVGVSEGFERKLALVGVGYRAAAQGKSLSLSLGFSHPVDYPVPEGITVETPTPTEIVVKGADKQKVGQVAAEIRAYRPPEPYKGKGVRYVGERVVMKEAKKK; via the coding sequence ATGTCACGAGTTGCCAAATTTCCATTGACGTGGCCCAAGGGTGTCGAACTCAAGGTCAACGGTAGCGAGGTCACGGTGAAGGGCGCGAAAGCGCAGCTGTCGCTGAGGCTGCCAAACGGCATCGCGCTGGACCTGAACGAAAGTGGTGCGACGATCGCGTCTGAATCGGTCGAGAAGCAGCCGGCGATGTCGGGCACCACGCGCGCCAACATCAATAACCTGATCGTGGGCGTTTCGGAAGGTTTCGAACGCAAGCTGGCGCTGGTTGGCGTCGGTTACCGCGCCGCGGCGCAGGGCAAGAGCCTGAGCCTGTCGCTGGGCTTCTCTCACCCTGTCGACTATCCGGTGCCGGAAGGCATTACCGTCGAAACACCGACCCCGACCGAGATCGTGGTCAAGGGTGCCGACAAGCAGAAGGTCGGGCAGGTGGCCGCCGAGATCCGAGCCTACCGTCCGCCCGAGCCATACAAGGGCAAGGGCGTGCGCTATGTCGGTGAACGCGTGGTGATGAAGGAAGCGAAGAAGAAGTAA
- the rpsD gene encoding 30S ribosomal protein S4 has product MAKYVGPKCKQSRRAGMDLMTKGRGRSLESKCKLDSPPGQHGARRQRLSDYALQLREKQKLKHMYGVLERQFRNYYAKASQKKGSTGLLLLQLLEARLDNVVYRMGFGATRSESRQLVNHKAILVNGKTVNIPSYQVQSGDIVEVREKSRSQNRIAQSLSIAAQVGFPDWVEVDEKGMKGTFKSVPDREQFLPDINENLVVELYSK; this is encoded by the coding sequence ATGGCTAAATACGTAGGACCCAAGTGCAAGCAGTCGCGCCGTGCCGGCATGGATCTGATGACCAAGGGGCGTGGCCGTTCGCTTGAGTCCAAGTGCAAGCTCGACTCGCCCCCGGGCCAGCATGGCGCGCGTCGCCAGCGTCTGTCCGACTATGCGCTGCAGCTGCGCGAGAAGCAGAAGCTCAAGCACATGTACGGTGTTCTGGAGCGTCAGTTCCGTAACTACTACGCCAAGGCATCACAGAAGAAGGGCTCAACCGGCTTGTTGCTGTTGCAGCTGCTCGAAGCCCGGCTCGACAACGTTGTGTACCGCATGGGTTTTGGGGCCACGCGTTCGGAATCGCGTCAGCTCGTGAACCACAAGGCCATCCTGGTCAACGGCAAGACGGTCAATATTCCGTCCTACCAGGTTCAGAGCGGCGACATCGTCGAAGTCCGTGAGAAGTCGCGCTCCCAGAACCGCATCGCGCAATCGCTGTCGATTGCCGCTCAGGTGGGATTCCCGGACTGGGTCGAGGTCGATGAGAAGGGCATGAAGGGAACATTCAAGTCGGTTCCAGATCGCGAGCAGTTCCTGCCCGACATCAATGAAAATCTGGTAGTCGAGCTCTACAGCAAGTAA
- the rplE gene encoding 50S ribosomal protein L5: protein MSTMQSYYNDTVRAQLQEKLACNVMSVPRLSKVTLNMGLGEAVNDRKVIEHAMKDLTTVAGQKPVVTKSRKAIAGFKIREDYPVGMMVTLRSVRMYEFMERLINISLPRIRDFRGISPKGFDGRGNFNFGITEQIIFPEIDYDKIDSIRGMNISITTTAKNNEEGRALLDAFGFPFRK from the coding sequence ATGTCAACGATGCAAAGCTATTACAACGATACGGTACGCGCGCAGCTGCAGGAAAAGCTTGCCTGCAACGTGATGTCCGTGCCGCGTCTGAGCAAGGTCACGCTGAACATGGGCCTGGGCGAAGCGGTGAACGACCGCAAGGTCATCGAACACGCCATGAAAGACCTCACGACCGTCGCCGGCCAGAAGCCGGTGGTGACCAAGTCGCGCAAGGCCATCGCGGGTTTCAAGATCCGTGAGGACTATCCCGTTGGCATGATGGTCACGCTGCGCTCCGTGCGCATGTATGAGTTCATGGAGCGTCTGATCAACATCTCGCTGCCGCGAATCCGCGATTTCCGCGGAATTTCGCCGAAGGGCTTTGATGGCCGCGGCAACTTCAATTTCGGCATTACCGAACAGATCATCTTCCCGGAAATCGATTACGACAAGATCGATTCTATCCGTGGCATGAACATTTCAATCACGACGACGGCGAAGAACAACGAAGAAGGTCGGGCCCTGCTCGACGCCTTCGGCTTCCCGTTCCGCAAGTGA
- the rplR gene encoding 50S ribosomal protein L18 translates to MNSKKATRIRRATKTRAKIHELGVHRLCVNRTPRHIYAQVIAPDAGSTLAAASTVEKVLVEGLSSTGGVEAAKKIGEEIAKRAKAAGITTVAFDRSGFKYHGRVKALADAAREGGLEF, encoded by the coding sequence ATGAACTCGAAGAAAGCAACACGCATCCGCCGCGCGACCAAAACGCGCGCCAAGATTCACGAACTGGGCGTACATCGCCTGTGCGTGAACCGTACGCCGCGCCACATCTATGCGCAGGTCATCGCGCCGGACGCGGGCAGCACGCTGGCGGCCGCCTCCACGGTGGAGAAGGTGCTGGTCGAGGGCCTGAGCTCGACGGGCGGCGTTGAAGCGGCCAAGAAGATCGGTGAAGAGATCGCCAAGCGGGCGAAGGCAGCAGGAATCACGACCGTGGCGTTCGATCGTTCCGGTTTCAAATACCACGGTCGCGTCAAGGCACTTGCCGACGCGGCGCGCGAAGGCGGTCTGGAGTTTTAA
- the rpsM gene encoding 30S ribosomal protein S13 gives MARIAGVNVPANKHAVIAIQSIYGIGSTRARKICAAAQVDPAQPVKNLTEAELEQLRAHIGKYTVEGDLRREVSMNIKRLVDLGCYRGLRHRRGLPVRGQRTRTNARTRKGPRRPIRGK, from the coding sequence ATGGCCCGTATTGCTGGCGTCAATGTACCGGCGAATAAACACGCTGTGATCGCGATTCAGTCGATCTACGGCATCGGCTCGACTCGAGCCAGGAAGATTTGCGCCGCCGCGCAGGTCGACCCGGCCCAGCCGGTCAAGAATCTCACCGAGGCCGAGCTCGAACAGCTTCGCGCTCACATCGGGAAGTACACCGTCGAGGGCGATCTTCGCCGCGAGGTGTCGATGAACATCAAGCGCCTGGTCGATCTGGGTTGCTATCGCGGTCTGCGTCACCGTCGCGGTCTGCCGGTTCGTGGTCAGCGTACCCGTACCAATGCGCGGACCCGCAAGGGACCGCGTCGTCCGATCCGCGGCAAGTAA
- the rpsH gene encoding 30S ribosomal protein S8, with translation MSMNDPIADFLTRIRNGQAARKKTVTGPSSTTKESIAAVLKQEGYISDYSVQTDGVKKTITVNLKYFEGKPVIARLERYSRLSLRAYRGKDELPRVLGGLGVAIVSTSKGVVTDKQARAAGDGGEVLCVVS, from the coding sequence ATGAGCATGAACGATCCCATCGCCGATTTCCTGACCCGTATCCGCAACGGTCAGGCGGCGCGCAAGAAGACGGTCACCGGTCCTTCGTCGACGACGAAAGAGTCCATCGCCGCAGTGCTGAAGCAGGAAGGCTACATCAGCGACTATTCGGTGCAGACCGATGGCGTGAAGAAGACGATCACGGTGAATCTGAAGTATTTCGAAGGCAAGCCCGTCATTGCCCGTCTGGAGCGCTACAGCCGTCTGTCGCTGCGCGCCTATCGCGGCAAGGACGAACTTCCGCGGGTTCTCGGCGGCCTGGGCGTGGCGATCGTGTCGACGTCCAAGGGTGTCGTGACCGACAAGCAGGCGCGCGCGGCCGGTGACGGCGGCGAAGTGCTGTGCGTCGTGTCCTGA
- the rpmJ gene encoding 50S ribosomal protein L36, whose amino-acid sequence MKVRASVRKMCRNCKVIRRNGAIRVICTDARHKQRQG is encoded by the coding sequence ATGAAAGTCCGTGCTTCCGTCCGCAAGATGTGCCGGAACTGCAAAGTCATCCGTCGCAATGGTGCCATCCGTGTGATCTGCACGGATGCCCGTCACAAGCAGCGCCAGGGTTGA
- the rplQ gene encoding 50S ribosomal protein L17: MRHRNAGKRVGHTSAHHKANLQNLANALFRHELIRTTVPRAKELRRFAEPFITRAKEDNLANRRLTFNRLRDREMVTKLFNELGPRYATRPGGYLRIMRCGFRPGDSAPMAYIELVDRPAADATDDASE, from the coding sequence ATGCGTCATCGTAACGCCGGCAAGCGAGTTGGGCACACCAGTGCTCATCACAAGGCCAATCTGCAGAATCTGGCGAATGCCCTGTTCCGTCATGAGCTGATCCGCACCACGGTGCCGAGAGCCAAGGAACTGCGTCGTTTCGCCGAGCCGTTCATCACGCGTGCCAAGGAAGACAACCTGGCCAATCGTCGCCTGACGTTCAATCGTCTGCGTGATCGTGAAATGGTGACCAAGCTTTTCAACGAGCTTGGGCCTCGTTACGCGACCCGTCCGGGTGGTTACCTGCGGATCATGCGTTGCGGCTTCCGGCCCGGTGACAGTGCGCCGATGGCGTACATCGAACTCGTCGATCGTCCGGCCGCGGATGCCACGGACGACGCGTCCGAATAA
- the holA gene encoding DNA polymerase III subunit delta, translating to MQIAPQQLVSQLQRGLQALYVVAGEEPLLIQESLDAIRTTARALGYDEREVHDVDRGFDWSQLLEAVSSGSLFSSKRIVELRLPGGSPGDEGGKLLRRIAESPPPDVLLLLSAGPLDARQRKSTWYTALESAGAAVYCWGVRTEQFGAWIEQRLRQAGLSADAQTQRLLAERTEGNLLACAQDIEKLKLLCPDRRVSVEALGLAVADSARFDAFDVFDKILVGDAEGSVRGLSRLRDEGVALPEIIGAFAYNLRSWALAAEYYADSGNVQSACNSAKIWRNRQGPMSAALTRVRLGAVRGWFAQLSRIDLGSKTGAAEAAWDELLSWALLASGAAPARLLPRRS from the coding sequence ATGCAGATCGCACCCCAGCAACTGGTCTCCCAACTACAACGCGGATTGCAGGCGCTCTACGTGGTGGCGGGCGAGGAGCCACTGCTGATTCAGGAGTCCTTGGACGCAATCCGTACGACCGCCCGGGCGCTCGGTTACGATGAGCGCGAAGTCCACGACGTGGACCGCGGTTTTGACTGGTCGCAGCTGTTGGAAGCGGTGTCTTCCGGCTCGCTGTTCTCGAGCAAGCGGATCGTTGAGTTGCGCCTGCCCGGCGGTTCGCCTGGCGACGAAGGCGGCAAGCTGTTGCGGCGCATCGCCGAATCACCCCCACCGGATGTATTGCTGTTGCTGAGTGCCGGCCCGCTCGACGCGCGTCAACGCAAGTCCACCTGGTACACGGCGCTCGAAAGCGCTGGCGCCGCCGTGTATTGCTGGGGCGTGCGGACTGAGCAGTTCGGTGCCTGGATCGAGCAGCGCCTGCGTCAGGCCGGTCTGAGTGCCGATGCGCAGACGCAGCGTCTGCTCGCGGAGCGCACCGAAGGCAATCTTCTGGCCTGCGCGCAGGATATCGAGAAGCTCAAGTTGCTGTGCCCCGACCGCCGCGTCAGCGTCGAAGCCTTGGGCCTGGCGGTGGCCGACAGCGCACGTTTCGACGCCTTCGATGTCTTCGACAAGATCCTCGTCGGCGATGCGGAAGGGTCGGTGCGCGGCCTGTCACGACTGCGAGACGAAGGCGTGGCGCTGCCGGAGATCATCGGTGCCTTTGCATACAACCTGCGCAGCTGGGCGCTGGCGGCCGAATACTACGCTGACAGCGGGAATGTTCAGAGTGCCTGCAACAGCGCAAAAATCTGGCGTAATCGCCAAGGGCCGATGAGCGCTGCATTGACGCGCGTGCGCCTGGGCGCCGTGCGTGGCTGGTTTGCGCAGCTGTCGCGTATCGATCTTGGCTCGAAGACCGGCGCAGCAGAGGCGGCCTGGGACGAATTGCTGAGCTGGGCCCTGCTCGCCAGCGGCGCAGCTCCGGCGCGATTGCTGCCCCGCCGCTCCTGA
- the rplX gene encoding 50S ribosomal protein L24 yields MNKIRKGDEVVVITGRDKDRRGTVSQVLANGKLMVDGINVVKKHQKPNPNSGVPGGIVEKEMPLDVSNVMLWNAAADKGDRVGFRFEGEGSERRKVRVFKSSGDVVGR; encoded by the coding sequence ATGAACAAGATTCGCAAGGGCGACGAAGTCGTCGTCATTACCGGTCGCGACAAGGATCGCCGCGGCACCGTTTCGCAGGTTCTGGCGAATGGCAAGCTGATGGTCGACGGTATCAATGTCGTGAAGAAGCATCAGAAGCCGAACCCGAATTCGGGCGTGCCCGGCGGAATCGTCGAGAAGGAAATGCCGCTCGACGTGTCCAACGTGATGCTGTGGAACGCGGCCGCCGACAAGGGTGACCGGGTCGGATTCAGGTTCGAGGGCGAAGGCAGCGAGCGCCGCAAGGTGCGCGTGTTCAAGTCCAGCGGCGATGTCGTCGGCCGTTAA
- the rpsK gene encoding 30S ribosomal protein S11, with the protein MATTQTSTKRKRVKKNISDAVAHIHATFNNTIVMITDRQGNTLSWSTAGACGFKGSRKSTPFAAQVAAERAATVAAEHGVKNLEVRVKGPGPGRESAVRSLNSAGFKVTNITDVTPIPHNGCRAPKRRRV; encoded by the coding sequence ATGGCCACAACCCAGACCTCAACGAAGCGTAAGCGCGTCAAGAAGAACATTTCCGACGCGGTTGCCCATATTCATGCGACGTTCAACAACACGATCGTGATGATCACCGACCGGCAGGGCAACACCCTGTCCTGGTCCACGGCCGGCGCCTGCGGGTTCAAGGGCTCGCGCAAGTCGACGCCGTTCGCTGCGCAGGTCGCGGCGGAGCGCGCCGCAACCGTGGCTGCCGAGCACGGTGTGAAGAACCTCGAAGTTCGCGTGAAGGGTCCTGGCCCCGGCCGTGAGTCCGCCGTGCGTTCGCTCAACTCCGCCGGTTTCAAGGTGACCAATATCACCGACGTGACCCCGATTCCGCATAACGGCTGTCGCGCGCCCAAGCGTCGTCGCGTCTAA
- the rplN gene encoding 50S ribosomal protein L14, with the protein MIQQESMLAAADNSGAKTMLVIRVAGSTHRRYAGVGDIVKVTIKDAIPRGKVKKGEVHNAVVVRTRHPVRRPDGSAIRFDSNAAVLLDGKFEPIGTRIFGPVTRELREKFMRIISLAPEVL; encoded by the coding sequence ATGATTCAGCAAGAATCGATGCTGGCAGCCGCTGACAACAGCGGGGCCAAGACCATGCTGGTGATCCGTGTGGCGGGCTCGACCCATCGGCGTTACGCCGGTGTGGGCGACATCGTCAAGGTCACGATCAAGGACGCAATTCCTCGTGGCAAGGTCAAGAAGGGTGAGGTTCACAATGCAGTCGTGGTGCGTACGCGTCACCCGGTGCGTCGTCCGGATGGTTCCGCCATTCGTTTCGACAGCAACGCGGCGGTACTGCTAGACGGCAAGTTCGAACCGATTGGTACACGTATTTTCGGGCCGGTTACCCGAGAGCTGCGCGAGAAGTTCATGCGCATCATCTCGCTGGCCCCCGAAGTTCTTTGA
- the rpsN gene encoding 30S ribosomal protein S14 → MAKTSMINREIKRQKLANRYAKKRAQLKEIISSHNADFDDKAAAVEALSKLPRDSSPARQRTRCAITGRPRGVYKKFGLARNKLRESAMNGEIPGLKKASW, encoded by the coding sequence ATGGCCAAGACCAGCATGATCAACCGCGAGATTAAGCGTCAGAAGCTCGCGAACCGTTACGCCAAGAAGCGCGCCCAGCTCAAGGAGATCATCTCCAGCCATAACGCGGATTTTGACGACAAGGCAGCCGCCGTCGAAGCGCTGTCGAAGCTGCCGCGTGACTCGTCGCCGGCGCGTCAGCGCACGCGCTGCGCCATCACCGGCCGTCCGCGTGGTGTCTACAAGAAGTTCGGTCTGGCCCGTAACAAGCTGCGCGAGTCGGCGATGAACGGCGAAATTCCCGGCCTCAAGAAAGCCAGCTGGTAA
- a CDS encoding DNA-directed RNA polymerase subunit alpha, producing the protein MQGFVADLLKPRNIDVEMQGSNRALVSLEPMERGFGHTLGNALRRILLSSIPGAAITEVQIDGVVHEYSAVEGVQEDVIDILLNVKNIALRMHSRDEATLSLSKSGDGPITAGDIELDHDVEIVNPDLVIANLTGGKLNMTLKVTRGRGYQPVVNRLAADEDSMSVGVLKLDASYSPVRRVSYSVERARVEQRTDLDKLILDVDTNGGIDPSEAVRLAARILRDQLAVFMDLEAEETASPETRKKDINPILFRPIDDLELTVRSANCLKAENVYYIGDLVQRSETELMKTPNLGKKSLNEIKEALRAHDLDLGMKLENWSPPKTATV; encoded by the coding sequence ATGCAAGGGTTCGTCGCTGATTTGTTGAAACCGCGGAATATCGATGTCGAGATGCAGGGCAGCAATCGTGCGCTGGTCTCCCTGGAGCCCATGGAGCGCGGCTTCGGCCACACGCTGGGCAATGCCCTGCGCCGCATCCTGTTGTCGTCGATTCCGGGTGCCGCCATTACCGAAGTTCAGATCGATGGCGTGGTGCACGAGTATTCGGCTGTCGAAGGCGTGCAGGAGGATGTCATCGACATCCTGCTCAATGTCAAGAACATTGCACTGCGGATGCATTCGCGGGACGAGGCCACACTGAGCCTGTCGAAGTCCGGTGACGGTCCGATCACGGCTGGCGACATCGAGCTCGATCACGACGTCGAGATCGTCAACCCGGACCTGGTCATTGCCAACCTCACGGGTGGCAAGCTCAACATGACGCTCAAGGTCACCCGCGGTCGTGGCTACCAGCCGGTGGTCAATCGCCTTGCTGCCGACGAGGATTCCATGTCTGTCGGCGTGCTGAAGCTGGATGCCAGCTACAGCCCGGTTCGTCGCGTCAGCTACAGCGTCGAGCGCGCCCGCGTCGAGCAGCGCACCGACCTCGACAAGCTGATTCTGGACGTTGACACCAACGGCGGTATCGATCCGTCGGAAGCGGTTCGTCTCGCTGCGCGCATTCTGCGCGATCAGCTGGCGGTGTTCATGGACCTCGAGGCCGAGGAAACCGCGAGCCCCGAGACCCGCAAGAAGGATATCAATCCGATCCTGTTCCGCCCGATCGACGATCTTGAGCTGACCGTGCGCTCGGCGAACTGCCTCAAGGCCGAAAACGTCTACTACATCGGTGATCTGGTGCAGCGTTCGGAAACCGAGCTGATGAAGACGCCGAATCTCGGCAAGAAGTCGCTGAACGAGATCAAGGAAGCGCTGCGCGCCCACGACCTCGACCTCGGCATGAAGCTGGAAAACTGGTCGCCGCCGAAAACGGCGACGGTCTGA
- the rplO gene encoding 50S ribosomal protein L15: MKKLNEIKPADGAKTSKKRVGRGIGSGLGKTAGRGHKGQRARSGGYHKVGFEGGQMPIQRRLPKRGFRSTTVKQTAEVRLSELEKLGVDEIDLTVLKAANVVPATALQAKVIKSGELSRKLQLKGVLVTKGARAAVEAAGGSVTDIDTTPAADASSPASDASPAE, from the coding sequence ATGAAAAAGCTCAACGAAATCAAACCTGCCGATGGTGCCAAGACGTCGAAGAAGCGCGTCGGTCGCGGCATCGGCTCCGGCCTGGGCAAGACTGCCGGTCGTGGCCACAAGGGTCAGCGCGCGCGCTCCGGCGGTTATCACAAGGTCGGTTTTGAAGGCGGTCAGATGCCGATTCAGCGCCGCCTGCCGAAGCGTGGCTTTCGCTCGACGACCGTCAAGCAGACCGCCGAGGTTCGTCTGTCCGAGCTGGAGAAGCTGGGCGTGGACGAGATCGATCTGACGGTGCTCAAGGCGGCCAATGTGGTTCCGGCGACGGCGCTGCAGGCGAAGGTCATCAAGTCCGGTGAGTTGAGCCGCAAGCTGCAGCTCAAGGGTGTTCTGGTCACCAAGGGCGCGCGCGCGGCCGTCGAAGCCGCTGGAGGCTCGGTTACCGATATCGATACGACGCCGGCGGCAGATGCCAGCAGTCCGGCCTCCGACGCGAGCCCGGCGGAGTAA
- the rpmD gene encoding 50S ribosomal protein L30, whose amino-acid sequence MADKKIRVTLIRSPFGQLKQHRNNVNGLGLRKMHQSRELVATPAVMGMVNASVHMLKVEELS is encoded by the coding sequence ATGGCTGATAAGAAGATTCGTGTCACCCTGATCCGTTCGCCGTTCGGCCAGCTCAAGCAGCACCGCAACAACGTCAACGGTCTCGGTTTGCGCAAGATGCATCAGAGCCGTGAACTCGTGGCCACGCCTGCGGTCATGGGTATGGTCAACGCCTCGGTCCATATGCTGAAGGTCGAAGAATTGTCGTAA
- the rpsE gene encoding 30S ribosomal protein S5, protein MANPNRANSNRSYDDNQGGDFKEKLVTVNRVSKTVKGGKQFAFTALTVVGDGAGKVGMGYGKAREVPVAIQKAMERARKSMVSVALRGQTLQHEIEGNHGATRVIIRPASDGTGVIAGGAMRAVFEVAGVHNVLAKSFGSRNPINLVRATIDGLSRMNLPDEIAAKRGKTVEEILG, encoded by the coding sequence ATGGCGAATCCGAACAGAGCGAACTCGAATCGTAGCTACGACGACAACCAGGGTGGCGATTTCAAGGAAAAGCTGGTCACCGTCAACCGGGTCTCCAAGACCGTCAAGGGCGGCAAGCAGTTCGCGTTCACCGCGCTGACGGTGGTAGGCGACGGCGCCGGTAAGGTCGGCATGGGTTACGGCAAGGCACGCGAAGTGCCGGTTGCGATCCAGAAGGCGATGGAGCGTGCACGCAAGTCCATGGTTTCCGTGGCCCTGCGCGGCCAGACGCTGCAGCACGAAATCGAGGGCAACCACGGCGCCACGCGAGTCATCATTCGCCCGGCCTCCGACGGTACCGGCGTCATCGCCGGCGGCGCTATGCGCGCAGTGTTCGAAGTCGCCGGTGTGCATAACGTGCTGGCCAAGTCCTTCGGTTCGCGCAATCCGATCAATCTGGTACGCGCCACGATCGATGGGCTGAGCCGCATGAACCTTCCGGACGAGATTGCCGCCAAGCGTGGCAAGACCGTCGAAGAGATCCTGGGGTAA